A window from Luteibacter flocculans encodes these proteins:
- a CDS encoding type II toxin-antitoxin system HipA family toxin — MNLSVYLLGREVARLESIGDFKSSMVYHDGVAPNDLVSLTMRVRRDPYVWDDVLHPIFQMNLPEGYLLQVLQEQFGPHIGASPMALLSVIGRNMIGRIQVAAPGADLNEPPKPVDVAALLRGDNSEEAFAELVRQHATSGVSGVVPKFLDAETEKVAAGRHKKTTLFTHRHIIKGASRLLPFVTLNEHLCMQVAAKVMPSARTDISLDGQALIVHRFDVDERGVPYWGMEDFCALLGLRPSAKYETTWERIAKAVRDHVPVGHRHDVFRQMATMLLLTYALRNADCHAKNVALLYTGHHDVHLAPAYDMITTAAYPEYKNNPPGIGFGGRKTWSPGKQLQQFITANFGVSAVDQKATVERIADALADVGPFVREAMREHPGFNDIGKRMLLAWQEGMGGLRDKRVYALGARELGEAFRGFSDPERVTSGRAVIGRSELLGSK; from the coding sequence ATGAACCTCTCGGTTTACCTGCTCGGTCGCGAGGTCGCCAGGCTGGAGTCCATTGGCGACTTCAAGAGTTCCATGGTCTATCACGACGGCGTGGCGCCGAACGACCTTGTCTCGCTGACCATGCGGGTTCGCAGGGATCCCTATGTCTGGGACGACGTGCTGCATCCCATCTTCCAGATGAACCTGCCAGAAGGCTATCTGCTTCAAGTGTTGCAGGAACAGTTCGGTCCACACATTGGTGCCAGTCCCATGGCGCTGCTCTCGGTCATCGGTCGCAACATGATCGGGCGTATTCAGGTCGCGGCTCCGGGGGCGGATCTGAACGAGCCGCCTAAACCGGTGGATGTCGCGGCCTTGCTGCGCGGCGACAACTCCGAGGAAGCCTTCGCAGAATTGGTGCGTCAGCACGCCACCAGCGGTGTATCCGGTGTTGTTCCGAAATTCCTAGACGCTGAGACGGAGAAGGTGGCGGCAGGTCGCCATAAGAAGACTACGCTTTTCACGCACCGACACATCATCAAGGGCGCTTCCAGGCTGCTGCCGTTTGTTACGCTCAACGAGCATTTGTGCATGCAGGTCGCAGCAAAGGTGATGCCGTCCGCCAGAACCGACATCTCGCTTGACGGTCAGGCACTGATCGTTCATCGCTTCGATGTAGACGAGCGCGGTGTTCCTTATTGGGGCATGGAGGATTTCTGCGCGTTGCTCGGACTACGTCCATCGGCCAAATATGAAACGACGTGGGAGCGCATAGCCAAAGCTGTGCGCGACCATGTGCCGGTCGGTCACCGTCATGATGTGTTCCGGCAGATGGCGACCATGCTGCTGCTGACCTATGCGCTACGAAATGCCGACTGCCACGCAAAGAACGTCGCACTTCTCTATACCGGCCATCATGACGTCCACCTTGCCCCGGCGTACGACATGATCACGACGGCGGCATACCCCGAATACAAGAACAATCCCCCAGGGATAGGCTTCGGTGGGAGGAAGACCTGGTCGCCCGGAAAGCAGCTTCAGCAATTCATCACGGCAAATTTTGGCGTCTCCGCCGTGGATCAGAAAGCCACGGTCGAACGCATTGCGGACGCGCTGGCTGACGTCGGTCCATTCGTGCGCGAAGCCATGCGGGAGCATCCGGGGTTCAACGATATCGGTAAGCGCATGTTGTTAGCGTGGCAGGAGGGCATGGGCGGCCTTCGCGATAAGCGTGTGTATGCCCTGGGTGCTCGCGAGCTTGGCGAGGCGTTCCGCGGGTTCTCCGATCCTGAGCGAGTCACCTCCGGTCGTGCCGTGATCGGACGATCCGAACTGCTGGGAAGCAAATAA
- a CDS encoding zinc-dependent peptidase: MGFVQSLIARFRAPVPPIDDASWRQAVERVPLARALDAPRQHYLRQLAAIFLHTKRFHAMGDAVLDDFWRLAIAIQASLPALPHGPKAFKGWTNVLIYPGEFNVRRSHYDAPSGVVTDSDDTLIGEAWERGPMILSLADVALDLEAPWDGYNVVIHEMAHKLDMLAGTASGVPPLPASMNRRQWIETMQRAFDRLTKSVERGRHTAIDPYAAEAPEEYFAVTSELHFSKPALLREAEPDVATLLDAFYGPSPAPGA; encoded by the coding sequence GTGGGTTTCGTTCAGTCGTTGATCGCGCGTTTTCGCGCGCCCGTGCCACCGATCGACGATGCCTCCTGGCGCCAGGCCGTGGAACGTGTGCCGCTGGCCCGCGCCCTGGATGCGCCGCGACAGCACTACCTGCGCCAACTCGCAGCCATCTTCCTGCACACGAAGCGCTTCCACGCGATGGGCGACGCCGTACTGGACGATTTCTGGCGCCTGGCCATCGCCATCCAGGCAAGCCTCCCCGCCCTGCCGCACGGCCCGAAAGCCTTCAAAGGCTGGACGAACGTGCTGATCTATCCGGGCGAGTTCAACGTGCGGCGCAGCCACTACGACGCACCGAGCGGCGTGGTGACCGACAGCGACGACACGCTGATCGGCGAAGCGTGGGAGCGCGGCCCGATGATCCTCTCGCTGGCCGACGTAGCGCTCGACCTCGAGGCGCCGTGGGACGGCTACAACGTCGTGATCCACGAAATGGCACACAAGCTCGACATGCTGGCAGGGACCGCGAGCGGTGTGCCGCCGCTGCCGGCGTCCATGAATCGGCGGCAGTGGATCGAGACGATGCAGCGTGCGTTCGACCGGCTTACCAAGTCGGTGGAGCGCGGTCGGCACACCGCCATCGACCCGTATGCGGCCGAGGCGCCGGAGGAATACTTTGCAGTGACGAGCGAGCTGCACTTTTCAAAGCCAGCGCTCTTACGCGAAGCCGAACCGGATGTAGCGACGTTGCTGGATGCGTTCTACGGCCCGTCGCCCGCGCCTGGTGCCTAG
- a CDS encoding XRE family transcriptional regulator: MAFGLEILPNTSKMQTLTELGEVVASRRRSLGLKQGDVATQAGLTQEALSRFERGKAAEFGSRKLLAVLAVLGMELQFVELGASGSLDELRRERGGA; encoded by the coding sequence TTGGCCTTCGGACTGGAAATTTTACCAAATACGTCAAAAATGCAAACTCTCACGGAACTAGGCGAAGTCGTAGCGAGCAGGCGTCGGTCGCTGGGCCTGAAGCAGGGCGATGTGGCAACGCAAGCTGGGCTCACCCAAGAGGCGCTATCCCGTTTCGAGCGAGGGAAAGCAGCAGAGTTCGGCTCGCGGAAACTCCTCGCGGTACTTGCCGTGCTGGGGATGGAGTTGCAATTCGTTGAACTGGGCGCGTCCGGATCGCTGGATGAACTGCGCCGCGAGCGGGGCGGCGCATGA
- the dusA gene encoding tRNA dihydrouridine(20/20a) synthase DusA translates to MTLVDPAAFRLTVAPMMDWTDRHCRYFHRLLSPHARLYTEMVTSAALVRGNQLRLLEHSHEEHPVVLQLGGSDPVELAKAAVLGAQAGYDEINLNVGCPSDRVQSGKFGACLMREPDLVGECVRAMADAVDVPVTVKCRIGVDDQDEYADLQRFTTTMLEAGVRILIVHARKAWLEGLSPKENREIPPLDYERVYRLKREFPELVVVINGGITTVDAVREHLARVDGVMLGRAAYHDPYVLARIEAELYGTALPERADVLERMRIYIDAELARGTQLKHITRHILGLYQGEPGARGFRRQLSEGAHLPGADWRLIESALSAFRHAA, encoded by the coding sequence ATGACCCTCGTAGATCCCGCCGCCTTCCGCCTCACCGTCGCCCCCATGATGGACTGGACGGACCGTCACTGCCGGTATTTCCACCGACTGTTGTCGCCCCATGCCCGGCTCTATACCGAGATGGTGACCAGCGCGGCGCTGGTGAGGGGGAATCAGCTGCGGCTTCTGGAACATAGCCACGAGGAGCATCCGGTAGTGCTCCAACTCGGCGGCAGCGATCCCGTCGAATTGGCGAAGGCGGCGGTACTGGGGGCGCAGGCCGGTTACGACGAGATCAACCTCAACGTGGGCTGCCCCTCGGATCGGGTGCAGTCGGGCAAGTTCGGCGCCTGTCTCATGCGCGAGCCAGATCTGGTGGGCGAATGCGTTCGTGCGATGGCCGATGCCGTCGATGTGCCGGTGACCGTGAAGTGCCGCATCGGTGTCGACGACCAAGACGAATACGCCGACCTGCAGCGCTTCACCACGACGATGCTGGAAGCCGGCGTGCGTATCCTCATCGTCCATGCGCGCAAGGCCTGGCTCGAAGGGCTGAGCCCGAAGGAAAACCGTGAGATTCCGCCGCTCGACTACGAGCGCGTCTACCGGCTGAAGCGCGAGTTCCCCGAGCTTGTCGTGGTGATCAACGGTGGCATCACCACGGTCGATGCCGTGCGTGAGCATCTCGCCCGGGTGGATGGCGTGATGCTGGGCCGCGCGGCGTATCACGATCCCTACGTGCTCGCGCGCATCGAAGCCGAGCTTTACGGCACCGCATTGCCCGAGCGCGCCGACGTGCTGGAACGGATGCGCATCTATATCGACGCGGAACTGGCGCGAGGCACGCAGTTGAAGCACATCACCCGGCATATCCTCGGTCTCTACCAGGGCGAGCCCGGCGCTCGGGGTTTCCGCCGCCAGTTGTCGGAGGGCGCTCACCTTCCCGGCGCAGACTGGCGCCTCATCGAAAGCGCATTGTCCGCCTTTCGCCACGCCGCCTGA
- a CDS encoding biotin--[acetyl-CoA-carboxylase] ligase, whose protein sequence is MLARDLLEALAGGEAVSGAALARKAGVTRAAVWKQIEALRLKGVPIEAKVGGGYRLPWTTELLESMRIRAALDPGIAAHVGMLEVHWDIDSTSSELARRIPVLDDLSFVIAEAQSAGRGRRGRTWLSPPGMNLYLSALKRFDGGFAALSGLSLAVGVMLVRALGELGIRTAGLKWPNDLLAGNAKLGGILVELSGEYSGPCAAVIGVGLNIRLPDTLHERAGQPITDLAALLGGDPPGRNRIAAAVVTELTEGLRTFDRHGFAAFADEYAASDLLRGEPLRILDPRGEYEAVGEGVDDRGALCVRRPDGVRVTVDSAEVSVRRNAP, encoded by the coding sequence ATGCTTGCACGCGATCTTCTCGAAGCCCTCGCCGGTGGCGAAGCCGTGTCCGGCGCGGCCCTGGCCAGGAAGGCGGGCGTCACCCGCGCCGCCGTCTGGAAGCAGATCGAAGCCTTGCGCCTTAAGGGCGTGCCGATCGAGGCGAAGGTCGGCGGCGGTTATCGTCTGCCCTGGACCACCGAGCTGCTGGAGAGCATGCGCATCCGTGCTGCCCTCGATCCTGGCATAGCCGCCCACGTTGGCATGCTCGAAGTGCATTGGGACATCGATTCCACGTCGAGCGAATTGGCGCGGCGTATCCCGGTGCTCGACGATCTGTCGTTCGTGATCGCCGAGGCGCAATCCGCGGGGCGCGGACGTCGGGGCCGCACCTGGTTGTCGCCACCGGGCATGAATCTCTACCTCTCGGCGCTGAAGCGTTTCGATGGCGGTTTCGCGGCCTTGTCCGGATTGTCTCTCGCCGTGGGCGTGATGCTGGTCCGCGCGCTTGGCGAATTGGGCATCCGCACCGCGGGCCTCAAATGGCCGAATGACCTGTTGGCCGGCAACGCGAAACTCGGCGGCATCCTGGTGGAACTGTCCGGCGAATACTCGGGTCCGTGCGCTGCCGTGATCGGCGTCGGCCTCAACATTCGCCTGCCGGATACCTTGCACGAGCGTGCGGGGCAACCGATTACCGACCTCGCCGCCTTGCTCGGCGGCGATCCGCCCGGTCGCAACCGGATCGCCGCTGCGGTGGTGACCGAGTTGACCGAAGGCCTGCGTACTTTCGACCGCCACGGTTTCGCCGCCTTCGCCGACGAGTACGCAGCGAGCGACCTGCTTCGTGGCGAGCCGCTGCGCATTCTCGATCCGCGGGGTGAGTACGAAGCCGTGGGCGAAGGCGTCGACGATCGCGGCGCCTTGTGCGTGCGTCGCCCCGACGGCGTGCGGGTCACCGTCGACAGCGCCGAGGTTTCCGTGCGCCGGAACGCCCCATGA
- a CDS encoding GNAT family N-acetyltransferase: MIVTERLVLTPSAISDFDDCNAMRTDPEVMHFIGGVASAEDTWIRLLRNVGHWTAFGYGLFTLREKDGGRFVGEGGLAHFRRGLGNDFDDFPEGAWALASAAHGKGYGTEALEAVHAWFFAQRGKGRTVCLIDPENRPSVRMGERLGYRPFRQATYRDKPMTLFERAP; encoded by the coding sequence ATGATCGTGACCGAGCGTCTGGTCCTCACCCCGAGCGCCATCTCGGACTTCGACGACTGCAACGCCATGAGGACCGACCCTGAGGTCATGCATTTCATCGGCGGCGTCGCCTCGGCAGAGGACACCTGGATCCGGCTTCTGCGCAACGTCGGTCATTGGACGGCGTTCGGCTATGGACTCTTCACCCTTCGGGAAAAGGACGGCGGCCGCTTTGTCGGCGAGGGTGGGCTGGCTCACTTCCGGCGTGGGCTCGGCAACGACTTCGACGATTTTCCGGAGGGCGCGTGGGCCCTGGCGAGCGCGGCACACGGCAAGGGTTACGGCACCGAAGCCCTCGAGGCGGTGCATGCCTGGTTCTTCGCGCAGCGTGGAAAGGGTCGGACCGTGTGCCTCATCGATCCGGAGAACCGGCCGTCGGTGCGGATGGGCGAGCGACTCGGCTACCGCCCGTTCCGCCAGGCAACTTATCGCGATAAGCCGATGACGCTCTTCGAGCGCGCTCCCTGA
- a CDS encoding response regulator transcription factor, translating into MRILLVEDEAPLRETLAARLKRDGFAVDAAQDGEEGLYLGREVPFDLAIIDLGLPKLSGMDLVKALREHGQRYPILILTARGSWQDKVEGLKYGADDYLVKPFHVEELLARINALVRRASGWSKPVLACGPIKLDTTAQTVTVEGRQVDLTSYEYKVLEYLMLHAGELVSKADLTEHIYQQDFDRDSNVLEVFIGRLRRKLDPESALKPIETVRGRGYRFAIPRNEADED; encoded by the coding sequence ATGCGAATCCTGCTCGTAGAGGACGAAGCCCCGCTGCGCGAGACTCTCGCGGCGCGCCTGAAGCGTGATGGCTTCGCTGTCGATGCCGCCCAGGACGGCGAAGAGGGCCTGTACCTCGGCCGCGAGGTGCCCTTCGACCTGGCGATCATCGACCTGGGTCTGCCCAAGCTGTCCGGTATGGATCTGGTAAAGGCCCTGCGTGAGCACGGCCAGCGTTACCCGATCCTCATCCTCACCGCGCGCGGCAGTTGGCAGGACAAGGTCGAAGGCCTGAAGTACGGTGCCGACGATTACCTGGTCAAGCCGTTCCATGTCGAGGAACTGCTGGCGCGCATCAACGCGCTGGTCCGTCGCGCCAGCGGCTGGTCCAAGCCGGTGCTTGCGTGCGGCCCGATCAAGCTCGACACCACGGCACAGACCGTGACCGTGGAAGGCCGCCAGGTCGACCTCACCAGCTACGAATACAAGGTGCTGGAATACCTGATGCTGCACGCGGGCGAGCTGGTCTCCAAGGCTGACCTCACCGAGCACATCTATCAGCAGGATTTCGATCGCGACTCGAACGTGCTGGAGGTCTTCATCGGCCGCCTGCGCCGCAAGCTCGATCCGGAAAGCGCGTTGAAGCCGATCGAGACCGTTCGCGGTCGCGGCTATCGCTTCGCCATCCCCCGCAACGAAGCGGACGAGGACTGA
- a CDS encoding type III pantothenate kinase, protein MILLLDLGNTRLKFALLHEGEFTHRGAFGWDADIAHELATLWADWPTPERIVGASVVDGARETAVAVAAGKAFGHSPFWVRTPALANGVTNAYAEPHRLGVDRFLAMVDAFAAGRAPCVLASVGTALTLDALSADGRHLGGWIAPGPLLMQQSVLGATVQVRPDGAGTVRDLADNTADGLASGCWQACAALVERFVDRATPLLGGRPAVTLGGGDANLLAPLLDHEVTLVPDAVLRGLAVWATTHAQTEKNIP, encoded by the coding sequence ATGATCCTGCTGCTCGACCTGGGCAATACCCGACTCAAGTTCGCCTTGCTGCACGAGGGCGAGTTCACTCATCGCGGCGCATTCGGCTGGGATGCCGACATCGCGCACGAGCTCGCCACGCTGTGGGCCGATTGGCCCACGCCCGAACGGATCGTCGGCGCCTCGGTGGTGGATGGCGCGCGTGAGACGGCCGTCGCCGTGGCGGCCGGCAAGGCGTTCGGTCACAGCCCGTTCTGGGTGCGTACCCCTGCCTTGGCCAATGGCGTCACCAACGCCTACGCGGAGCCCCATCGCCTGGGCGTCGATCGCTTCCTGGCGATGGTCGATGCCTTCGCCGCTGGCCGTGCACCGTGCGTACTCGCCAGCGTCGGCACGGCACTCACGCTCGACGCGCTGTCGGCCGATGGCCGGCATCTGGGTGGGTGGATCGCGCCGGGGCCACTGCTGATGCAGCAATCCGTACTCGGTGCCACCGTGCAGGTGCGCCCGGATGGCGCAGGCACGGTGCGCGATCTCGCCGACAACACCGCAGATGGCCTCGCGTCCGGTTGCTGGCAGGCCTGTGCTGCCCTGGTGGAGCGTTTCGTGGATCGTGCGACCCCGCTGCTCGGCGGACGCCCTGCGGTAACGCTCGGTGGCGGGGACGCCAATCTGCTTGCGCCATTGCTCGACCACGAGGTGACGCTCGTGCCGGATGCCGTCTTGCGCGGTTTGGCCGTCTGGGCGACCACCCATGCCCAGACCGAGAAGAATATCCCCTAG
- a CDS encoding fasciclin domain-containing protein, whose product MSAPASVMVGGAAMYPTKNIVQNAVNSKDHTTLVAAVKAAGLVDTLSGPGPFTVFAPTNEAFAALPAGTVDTLLKPENKADLTKILTYHVVSGRVTAKDLLAKIAAGGGSAELKTVQGESLTARKDANGVAITDAKGNVAHVTIADVLQSNGVIHVVDKVLMP is encoded by the coding sequence ATGAGCGCGCCCGCATCGGTCATGGTGGGCGGTGCGGCGATGTATCCGACCAAGAACATCGTTCAGAACGCGGTGAACTCGAAAGACCACACCACTTTGGTTGCCGCCGTAAAGGCGGCGGGTCTCGTCGATACGCTCTCCGGGCCGGGACCGTTCACAGTCTTCGCGCCGACCAATGAAGCCTTTGCGGCCTTGCCTGCCGGCACGGTGGACACGCTGCTCAAGCCGGAAAACAAAGCAGACCTCACCAAGATCCTCACCTATCACGTCGTTTCCGGTCGCGTTACGGCGAAGGACTTGCTCGCCAAGATCGCCGCAGGCGGCGGCAGTGCAGAACTGAAGACGGTGCAGGGCGAATCGCTTACCGCACGCAAGGATGCCAACGGTGTCGCCATCACGGACGCAAAGGGCAATGTCGCGCACGTAACCATCGCCGACGTGCTGCAATCCAACGGCGTGATCCATGTGGTGGACAAGGTGCTGATGCCGTAA
- a CDS encoding PepSY domain-containing protein, translated as MKITFRPLFFAALCLALPVAALADQSLTLEQAVSKVQKETGGKVLSADTRLVERGRITEYRVKVLTLDGHVKVVPVRTETAKPLDMSAGDNKEKH; from the coding sequence ATGAAAATCACGTTTCGTCCGCTATTTTTCGCCGCGCTTTGCCTCGCCTTGCCCGTCGCCGCCCTGGCGGATCAGTCGCTCACGCTCGAGCAGGCGGTGAGCAAGGTGCAGAAGGAGACCGGGGGGAAAGTGCTGTCAGCGGACACACGGCTGGTCGAACGAGGCCGGATCACCGAATACCGGGTCAAGGTGCTCACCCTGGACGGCCACGTAAAGGTCGTGCCGGTGCGTACCGAGACCGCCAAGCCCCTGGACATGAGTGCCGGGGACAACAAGGAGAAACATTGA
- a CDS encoding ATP-binding protein produces MDNASTKRRPLSLAARAALATGFALAAFLGLTGLAQNKANYASELSAMHDRLHNYAIAYITGTDITRAGKVTTPDSQPNPDFSRPGSGLYAIIVGNDGFRWESSSALGRDFDFVRMLSPGETAFEPVETRSGKLYVFSYGVSLDSTEKRSVPLTFAVAQTEDQFERQVATYRRTQFLWLAMLGMMLMLLQLFLLRWSLLPLRRVSSDLAHIERGTRDHLDGPYPVELTVLTRRLNAFIDSEREQRSRYRDTLADLAHSLKTPLAVIRSQLETGGDATNLRGDILDQVRRMDELVAYQLSRAATSGRRTIASVEPIAGHAEDLVQSLEKVYAAKNVLCEFEIEEGVTFPGEQGDLLELMGNLVENAFKWASHRVLLTARSVGKMGGRSGLELIVEDDGPGIPEDKVEKILQRGVRGDERVQGHGIGLSIVQDIVKAYQGELNVDRSEELGGARFCVKLPPP; encoded by the coding sequence ATGGACAACGCTTCAACGAAACGGCGCCCCCTCTCGCTGGCCGCACGTGCGGCCCTCGCTACGGGCTTCGCACTTGCCGCATTTCTTGGTCTGACCGGTCTGGCGCAGAACAAGGCCAACTACGCGTCCGAGCTGTCGGCCATGCACGACCGGCTGCACAACTACGCCATTGCGTACATCACCGGCACGGACATCACGCGCGCCGGCAAGGTCACCACGCCCGACAGTCAGCCCAATCCCGACTTTTCGCGCCCGGGCTCGGGGCTCTACGCGATCATCGTGGGCAACGATGGGTTTCGTTGGGAGTCCTCTTCTGCACTGGGTCGTGACTTCGACTTCGTGCGCATGCTCTCGCCGGGCGAGACGGCGTTCGAGCCGGTCGAAACCCGCAGTGGCAAGCTCTACGTCTTCAGCTACGGTGTGTCGCTCGACAGTACCGAAAAACGCAGCGTGCCATTGACCTTCGCGGTCGCGCAGACCGAGGACCAGTTCGAACGCCAGGTTGCGACCTACCGGCGCACGCAGTTCCTGTGGCTGGCCATGCTCGGCATGATGCTCATGCTGCTGCAGTTATTCCTGCTGCGCTGGAGTCTGCTGCCGCTGCGTCGTGTGTCCAGCGATCTGGCACATATCGAGCGCGGCACGCGTGACCATCTGGATGGTCCTTATCCAGTGGAACTGACAGTGCTCACGCGGCGCCTCAATGCCTTCATCGACAGCGAACGCGAGCAGCGATCGCGCTATCGCGACACGCTTGCCGATCTCGCGCACAGCCTCAAGACGCCGCTGGCGGTGATTCGTTCGCAGCTGGAAACCGGTGGCGATGCGACGAACCTGCGCGGTGACATTCTCGATCAGGTGCGCCGGATGGACGAGCTCGTGGCGTACCAGCTGTCGCGTGCCGCTACATCCGGGCGTCGCACCATCGCGTCGGTGGAACCGATTGCCGGACACGCGGAAGACCTCGTGCAAAGCCTGGAAAAGGTCTACGCGGCGAAGAACGTGCTGTGCGAGTTCGAGATCGAAGAAGGTGTGACCTTTCCCGGCGAGCAGGGCGACTTGCTCGAGCTCATGGGCAACCTCGTCGAGAACGCGTTCAAGTGGGCGTCGCATCGCGTGCTGCTTACGGCGCGCTCAGTGGGCAAGATGGGCGGTCGCAGCGGCCTCGAACTGATCGTGGAGGATGACGGTCCCGGCATCCCCGAGGACAAGGTCGAGAAGATTCTCCAGCGCGGCGTGCGCGGCGACGAACGCGTGCAGGGCCACGGCATCGGCCTGTCGATCGTGCAGGACATCGTCAAGGCGTATCAGGGCGAACTCAATGTGGATCGTTCGGAAGAACTCGGCGGCGCACGTTTCTGCGTGAAGCTGCCTCCGCCCTAG
- a CDS encoding EAL domain-containing protein, whose translation MAFVLKLTGLACLTQGLAWMFCYIYFGRYELSVVFVGLAGVGVLALYRSKRSDGASLLLVAHGILAVICAISLIDAPIAAVPRSVHLFLLPLAAGAAFTFERRDRYGTLIFPLICLAAFAVFAMGALDALAPNMSPPLEVRAWGARLNAATAMLLVAGIFAIYRIDSGRRLRMERELGRAVRNGEIEVHYQPQVRDSGIVSGAEALVRWRHPSGKLLAPDVFIDLAEESALIGEIGLEVLRQACETLNHWSSVPRTRALRLAVNISPVQLLDGSLVSSVSSIIREAGIDPTLLEFELTESALAADAAAMIERMEVLESTGVSWALDDFGTGYSSLATLRTLPVRKLKIDRRFLAEATRQESAQQLLGKIIEISHVMGMTALAEGVETPDQRELLIGLGCDHFQGYLFAPPMPRPELHAWLDSQRLPLPVG comes from the coding sequence GTGGCGTTCGTCCTGAAGCTGACCGGCCTGGCATGCCTCACCCAGGGACTGGCGTGGATGTTCTGCTACATCTACTTCGGGCGCTACGAGTTGTCGGTGGTCTTCGTCGGCTTGGCGGGCGTGGGCGTGCTCGCCCTGTATCGCAGCAAGCGGAGCGACGGCGCATCGCTCCTTCTCGTGGCGCACGGCATTCTTGCCGTCATCTGTGCGATCTCGCTGATCGACGCGCCTATCGCCGCGGTGCCGCGCTCCGTCCATCTGTTTCTGCTGCCACTCGCTGCCGGTGCGGCGTTTACTTTCGAGCGGCGCGATCGGTATGGAACGCTCATTTTTCCATTGATTTGCCTTGCCGCTTTTGCAGTGTTCGCGATGGGCGCTCTGGATGCGCTCGCGCCCAACATGTCGCCGCCCCTGGAGGTGCGCGCCTGGGGCGCGAGGCTGAACGCGGCAACGGCGATGCTGCTCGTGGCCGGGATCTTCGCGATCTACCGTATCGATAGCGGAAGGCGCCTGCGAATGGAGCGCGAGCTGGGCAGGGCTGTTCGCAATGGTGAGATCGAAGTGCACTATCAACCTCAGGTGCGTGACAGCGGCATCGTCAGCGGCGCCGAGGCACTCGTGCGTTGGCGGCATCCGTCCGGCAAGTTGTTGGCGCCCGATGTGTTCATCGATCTGGCGGAAGAAAGTGCCCTGATCGGCGAGATTGGATTGGAAGTGCTTCGCCAAGCCTGCGAAACCTTGAATCACTGGTCCTCCGTCCCACGGACGCGGGCGCTTCGCCTGGCCGTGAATATCAGTCCGGTGCAACTGCTGGACGGTTCGTTGGTGTCCTCGGTGTCTTCGATCATCCGTGAGGCAGGCATCGACCCGACTTTGCTCGAGTTCGAGCTTACGGAATCCGCGCTGGCCGCCGATGCTGCGGCGATGATCGAGCGGATGGAAGTGCTGGAATCCACCGGCGTTTCCTGGGCGCTCGATGACTTTGGAACCGGCTATTCCTCCTTGGCAACGCTGCGTACGCTTCCCGTGCGCAAGCTGAAGATCGATCGGCGGTTCTTGGCCGAAGCGACAAGGCAAGAGAGCGCACAGCAGCTTCTTGGCAAGATCATCGAGATATCGCACGTCATGGGCATGACGGCCCTGGCCGAGGGTGTGGAGACACCCGATCAGCGCGAACTGTTGATCGGCCTCGGCTGCGATCATTTCCAGGGCTATCTGTTCGCCCCGCCGATGCCACGGCCGGAACTGCATGCGTGGTTGGATTCACAGCGGCTGCCCCTGCCGGTCGGGTGA